Genomic segment of Sebastes umbrosus isolate fSebUmb1 chromosome 22, fSebUmb1.pri, whole genome shotgun sequence:
TAAGCTTAATGTTACAGTAGTGTGATGTGGCCAGTTGAGTAGTAAACAGACTTAAATACTTTGTGCTTTAAGTTACAACCTCGGAAGATCTCCGTTTGGTTCTCTTAGGTGGCACCTTTGGGGATAAGCGGTAATTGCtggtgtgtttttggatctcacttcccagaGATCCAAACAAAAAAAGTGTGCGACGTGATTTTTCCCAGGAATGTCGCCACAAGACACCCATTTCGTTATACTGCAAACGTAAGGGCTTCCATCACTCGGCCgtaggctcaatcaccattgcgTTACCTCAttgatagatagtgacttaacagacatatATTTAACTGAATTACAGTAAATATCCCCTTCAGACATACAAACATAGTCTGCTTTGAATAATAATTTATGTCTGATATGAtgtaaaaaatcttaaaattacATCTAGAGAGCACAACCTCATTTAAAAATCCAAAAATATTAGCAGAATTTCTTCtatagtcttttatttaacatttatatctgcagtacacttTTAAGCCACACGAGGGAGCCTAAATGTTCGTAttattctgataattgtagcctacttataacattgaatatAATACGAAAGGCAGCGTACATtcagtttgttttactgatgagaggagaaGCCTGTTAACTCCgcataaatgcatttatttggtctcgtttataaagtatttaacatgtgtatatgtttacaataacacatgcataaaacagatttacaaaaacaatataaaacaaatgattTATCAAACATACATCTCTTCAAAATTGCTGGTTTAGATATTCAAGATAAGGTGATGCgaacatttttattgtttttattttatttatttatttttttgtatatgtatttgtatttgtttatattatgtATAAATTTAGCATGTTAATACTAGAAACTTTACTCCTTCAGCAGCTGAATGTGAAAACAACCCTCTCGCGTGGTGTCAGGCTCAAACATACAAGTAAGTAACGataagtaaaatacatttttgatatgATTTGATGCTCTTTGATGAAAACtaaggttgtttttctttttgctgtcTTACGTCTTTTTTTAGATAAAAGTAAATGATGTTGATTTTTGTTGTATGAAGAGAAACTGGGCTCTTTGTTTCTAACAATGGAGGGAAACAACTATATAATCAGCTGCTATGACCACCACACAATTAACAAAGTTGtaatatctttattatttaagtACAATTGGACAtgttaaaaactgttttaccTGCTAAATGAGCCACATTTATAAAactatgacatttaaaaaaacaccgtTCAGAGCATAAAACACCTTAATAGAAACCTTATAATGTCTGAAAGCTACTGAGCCACAGTGATCTACCTCTTACATAAAAACCTACACAGGAGCCAAAACTTCATCCTACGTTGTGTCAAAATAAATAGAGGCAGCTTAATCTCATAGTGGCTGATATGGAAGCTATTAGAGTGATAACGGCACGGTGACTACATGATAAAGTATTTCATATCTGAGCAGGGTTTGTAACAGACTGGTATGAAGAGCCTGTAGTGAGTGCTGTAGTAAAAGGCCTGTGTGTTGCGGGCCACCCTACACAGTGAGCCCTGTGTGTGAAGTCACACCCTGCTCATCGAAACATCTATTTTCGGACCACCAACAGTTAATATAAAACACCGTATTGTCACCCTGTGTCTCTGTTGTACGGAGCCCCTGAGTCGCAGCCTAGACACCGAATTGATTACTTTCAATTACATGGCAAATACTAATAGATGCTGGTTCTAACGTGGAGGTGCAAGTGTTGGCTAAAATCCACCATTTAGGCTACAATGCAACAGGTTACACCCCGAGGGGCTTGTCTATTAAGGGGATCCAATTATAATGTATTTGCGAGAGATCACTTGTAAACAAATGTGGAATGTGTGGACGGGGTGAGAGACATCTTTCATGAAACAACTGAGAGTGCTGCATGATAATCAAAGGGGTTATCAAAGGTCTGCctgaagaaaaaggaaaagtcagTAATTCTTTGCCTCTATGATTCACACCTTCAGGTTTACTCCTTCTTTGTCAGCTTCTGTTGGTGTCCCGAGCCTCGTAGGGGGGCACATTCTCAGACGTATTCTTTAGTGCTGCTCGGCGGACCGGAGCGGGAACTGGTCGCCATGGACGGGTACTTGGACACCTGTTTCTTGCGTGGACAGGAGGCGGCCAACATGGCTCCGCCCAGGACGTCTAGGAGGGAGCCGCCCCAGGCGATGAAGATTGCGGCACCAAACTCAAACCTGAGGTACACAACATTGTGATTGAAACTCTTGCAAAAttgatttctgtatttttattgttgaaTCTATCTCATTAGTTCAGTTGATGTTCAGTTTTACTCTGCTATTGCTGAATAGCAGCCAACGTGGCCACACAAGTGTGATAAATCTCacattttcatctgttcaaagggagatgtgtcaagtatttaatactcttatcaacatgggagtgggcaaatatgctgctttatgcaaatgtatgtatatatttattattggaaatcaattaacaacacaaaacaatgacagatattgtccagaaaccctcacaggtactgcatttagcataaaaaatatgctcaaatcataacttggcaaactgcagcccaacaggcaacaacagctgtcagtgtgtcagtgtgctgacttgactatgacttgctccaaactgcatgtgattatcataaagtgggcatgtctgtaaaggggagactcgtgggtacccatagaacacattttcattcacatatcttgaggtcagaggtcaagggacccctttgaaaatggcagtggcagtttttcctcaccaaaatttagcataagtttggagctaATTCATTCAAATAAAAGTTCTGCACTCACAGTTATACTTAAAATAAtgctgtaaatgtttttaataaaataaaattcataAGAAAAAATGTGTCTTACTATGCAAAAGGCACAATAACTATAGCCTAGCTGTCCAATAAAAgagtaaaaagtgcaaattAGAAGTATAAATTTGCACAAAATGTACACAGagtattaaaataatacttaAGAAATTAATTGTTCGACATTTTTGAGAAACACTCATGTTCACTTCCTTGCCGAGAATTAGATAAGATCAGTTCAACTCTCATATCTgcctgttaaatatgaagctacagccagcagccacttagcttagcatgtagCATAAAGACCGGAAACAGGGAGGCTAGCTCTGTCACTGCACcgggccaagaaatagtccatcACTTAACCATAAAACCACAATGTATCGTAAttgaacttgtttttttttgtacaaattaaactAAGATAGCCTGTAATGgtttaattagtgagctttagatgtGCTGGTAGGTGTAATTTacatttggacagagccaggcctGCTGTGGCTAGAGTGgaattgatcttctcatctaacttttggcaagaaagcgaatgagCAATTatcccaaaatgtccaactacTCCTTTAATGACAGTACTTGaacacactgtgtgtttggGTTGGTTCCTTACTTGGTGTTGACTGGAGTGTAGGGGTTATAGAAAGCCCGGATCACATTATGAGCGAACCAGGAGCACGCTACGATGGCACACAGccctgagaggagagagaaagccaACAACCAAGATCaatcaacaccatcatcaaaAACCTGAGAGGAGGGTAGACATGCTTTTACCCCCCGTTATAGTCGCCAGGCGGCGAGCTATTGACTGCAGAACAATTAGCTTTTAGTGTTTTCTGTTCTCCTCAGAGCCAGTTAGACCTCTAATGTTGGAATCGGTGCCAGGAGTGCTGGACTCATCCAGTCTAATGACCTCTGGAGGGCGGCAGCGGAGGAGTGGGAGGAAAGCTTTTTGGACTCGGGATCAAACTTCCTCCTACCTACTGAGTGATGTACGCAAGATCTGAGCAAAACTGTGATGATGAGGTGAGCTTTGATGAGATGTTATGTAACCGGGTCTGTATTGATTATCATAGGTCCCATAGACGAgagattattagcataggtcACATACAGTGGCATGTGCGGGAGCAACAGTGCAGGCAGTGACAAATTatagaggacctattatgctgttgtgctttttcgctttcctttagtgtgttaaaaggtctgcaaagttataaagtccaaagtccaagccaaagggagttactctcccctacagaaacactgctcccgaactgcctgaaatgcctcgcttgaagtcacgccttttcttccgtagcgtggtgatgtcacaaaataacacatttgcataaaacggctagtttggcacgccctcaaacaaagctactTAGAGCAGAGCCGTAGTGGAGTGCGGTaccagccggtatgagaaaagtacagtgtttttttaacattaaagttcATGTTCTAGTTAGAAACCCTAAATACATGTATGCACCTGAAcattagcataataggtcctctttaaaggagCATAATGCACGCAGGAGCTTAAGTGTTATGGTTCTTTCAGCTGTTTGATGACAATCGTGTGATTCAGATGACCTTTTAGGTCACCCGGTCTCAACACAATTGAAAACCCGGAAACACTGAAAGATTTttcaaaacagattttttaaatgtgagagagcccacacatgatgacatgttatgttaaatttaacagttttgttcctgtagtgtgtggagagcaacgatttgtccaaaacagcacaccacacactaacagattccttcatgaacaacaagactataaaaacggaaatctcgctatcaaacgtgactttagcgtaaacaaacatggtggatgacgggcaggaagaattagcaatgttagtttttgtactattttgtactgaaaatccacgaaggatggatggatgaagtcaacGAGACACTCGTGTTGGTGCCACAAATCAaaaagttggtcctccatttctgaggtccatcttctACTACTTTATGTttcacgttttgcattagctggtggttgtccttccttcttcagtcagcttagttctcaattggctatcgttctttcctaCGTGACTGTGTCATTGTCTGTCCTCGgaggttccccacacacaacaggatatccaatCATAAATATTGAACAGGCTTAATATTTGCGATTTGAAATCGTTGCgcccaggatggacttctgagccgatcggggaatataaaaaacactcttaacatacacCCAGTGTGTACCCGGATGCCGTTCATCCCTCCGGTGGTGTTCCACACACAGAAGTTGTTCCTGCAGCTTGTGGTGGAACAACACCTCCGTGTTGATTTTCCCCTTTAATCTGCATCATAGCGACTGTCATCAACAATGTATGGCGTCCTCACCTCCCACCAGCAGGATGATGCCTCCTGTCATGGCGATGCGGGACTTGCGTAGCTTGTCTCCCCCTGCGCAGGTGGTGCACTTCATTCCCATGCAGGCCACGCCCAGACCTGCGACGGACACGATGATGCCAACTATCATCAAGGCGCGAGTGGCCTGAAGCGAACCTGGGGCAGACGGAGAGAAGGGGAAATGATTATTGTATGTATGAGAAGAGTACACGCGAAAAGGAAGTGAATAGACGGCCTTTTGTTTAGTGGATTGTGGGACTGTagcttaaaaaacaataaaaaaagatcatataAAGTCAAATCTGGAAGCACAAACTGGTAAATAATGAGGAAAAGGCTGGGCCTCGACCTATCAGAGaggctttatgtgtgtgtccagaGGTTGTGAATTACACTCACATTAGCCTGTCAGGACATTTGAATGTGAGCTTTTCCTGGAAGAGAAACCATGGGAtacacaccagcacacacaaacagactcatCTCACACTCTTTCTTTTTCACTGTCCACCCATCTGTTGCTGTTAAAGAGGTGGAGGCCTGCTGGAACTACTGTTAGGATCCTCATCTGTCAGTGactccccccctccaccctaTAAACCTATCACAGGGTGAGTCCCCCCCCttttgtctctccctctctgtccaccTAGAACCAGTCTGTGCCAGTCTAGGCCATCCCTGCCCtgcccaaacaaacaaaaccctCCAGCGGCGAGGGAGGGatgagtagagagagagagagagagagagagagagagagtaggggGGGTGTTAACTCTATAAAATACTGCAACATCAGGGAACAATAGGGTGGATTATATAGTAAATGCAGATAGAGAGCAGGATGCACAGTATCCTGGCTTGGACTTCCATCACACTGCTCTCATTATTGCTACTGAGCCGTCACAAATGTGGCACATCTGCTGCCGTTCACTGTAGAGAACGCACaagaatatttttataatacttAGTCCATACCTAACTGTACTATAGAGTAACATCATGTGAAGATACTgctatatgaaactagaaaaccaactgaatccattggtaccaaccatgtcatgctacctTGTCAAGAAGATCGCTAAATAACGTtacgaagttacgctaaattttggcgaggaaaaactggcatggtaattttcaaaagggtcccttgacctctgacctcaagatatgtgaatgaacatGGTTTcaacgggtacccacgagtctcccctttacagacacgcccactttatgataatcacatgcagtttgggggcagtattttcgcctattctaaaatggtgtgtttgaatatttctgcatactgggggtccctaaacagtcttggagtagagactcttgtggatccaatgagcccggCTGTattcaattcttgcagaaatctccacatgtcaaaagtttttgtaaccaaatcacagcatggctcttctatggtgttcctcaaggtcttggcgtcttaatttggtattttgaaaggattattatcattttaatcaattctcGTGTTGTAAAAAGAATggttgctgcaacaacttatgagacattgGTGAGCATGGGGAaagccatcatatacttctaacTCCTtatacacaatttattttaattaattgcttcatttattaattaatttgtatttcttattgatgactagaacaacttgacacacagtgctgagctgcacctcaaattaatcttcaggttccagctttcagatgatgtacaccacttctatgttgACTATTGATCTACCCTGAACATCCAAACAAATATGGATATAATCATATTAACACAGACTGATGAAAATAGGGCCTTTGGGGCACCTGAGGGCCTGAGGTCCAAGGCTGGTTAGCAGCAATTCCTGGTTAATAATCCAGCTCCGTATTAAGCCTACTTAATGTGCTTCAGTGCACACGCTACAGTAGCTAGTATGTTAATTACATCTctaaggaaaagaaaaaagatcctGTCAGATCCAAAtcagtttttaattaaattaacaaaGAGTGTCTGTCCATTAAAAGAGCTGGGTTATGATTAGCTTCAAAAGCCACACTATTTTCTAATATGTCTGCAGGATTCTTGGGCAGGTGCTGTTACCAACGAGCCCTAAGCGTTAACACCATAGCTCCCAGTTTGTGCATTTCTGCATGGGAACAGGTTTGAATccattgtgtgcatgtgttgttgGGTGATGTACAGTAATAGATGCCTGTGCTGCAGCAGTGGAGTTACCATGGTCACCCTTCCTATGAAGGTTTGATTATAATTGGCAACATCTCTATAGTAATAAGAAACAACTGTTGTGGTGTTTTGCAGTGTATTTATTGTTCTCAGTCACTGCAGATCTTGGGATATCCTGGGAAACAAGCTGCGGCCTCTTATCACTATAGGGATATATTTCCactgctactgtgtgtgtgtgtttactgttgaaGAAGTGCATTGGGAAATGCTCGGAGGTTAGGCCGGGAGGGTTTCCCAGAATGTGACAATGTGTGGGTGAGGATTCCCAGGAATGCTTTTAGGAATAGAGATTAATGTTTCCACttcttttcacacttttttttttttctctct
This window contains:
- the cldn7a gene encoding claudin-7-A, whose protein sequence is MANSGIQLLGFFLSLIGIVGLIIGTILPQWKMSAYIGDNIITAVAMYQGLWMSCAFQSTGQLQCKIYDSILQLDSSLQATRALMIVGIIVSVAGLGVACMGMKCTTCAGGDKLRKSRIAMTGGIILLVGGLCAIVACSWFAHNVIRAFYNPYTPVNTKFEFGAAIFIAWGGSLLDVLGGAMLAASCPRKKQVSKYPSMATSSRSGPPSSTKEYV